Proteins from a single region of Hermetia illucens chromosome 3, iHerIll2.2.curated.20191125, whole genome shotgun sequence:
- the LOC119652183 gene encoding uncharacterized protein LOC119652183, with protein MVHDNNKLNVVQKLQYLRASVNGEAEQLIRHLTLTENNYAAAGKLLKERYDNKRAIGNAYMKDIWSLPTSTPASAICIKRILDTTEQFRANTESLGVDLVDLIMVYILQQKLDTESNSEWQKFIGFSNEIQTLEQFTTFLHQRFTILEAVQITQRKTAKVGAHSAQATEAVCRVCQGDHRISQCDTFLNSDIAKRRELVASLRLCYNFSHEAHAARNCPSRKRCKMCGKKHNSMLHQASSNRAASSTLPNPQQQVSSLNAFNSGVDIKAVLLARILVKDSQATFILLRALVDQGSQRSFISDVAAQLLRLPRRATNLTISDIGSHSTSSKRAISAQCKGKWSPRCFNLSLVVVKHITDKIPQSKTPCKIAELRQEDLADSSYHIPGKMDVLLGADVYGDLLENGVIRIKHTKVLAQKIKIGWILSGPVNQVTREAEPSISMVSIEQLDADIRKL; from the coding sequence ATGGTGCACGACAACAACAAGTTAAATGTTGTGCAAAAGCTTCAATATCTTCGTGCGTCGGTCAACGGCGAGGCAGAACAATTGATACGCCACCTCACTCTAACAGAAAATAATTATGCGGCAGCAGGGAAGTTATTGAAGGAACGATACGATAACAAGAGGGCCATCGGGAATGCCTACATGAAGGACATATGGAGTTTACCGACCAGCACTCCAGCTAGTGCGATATGTATCAAGCGCATATTGGACACAACCGAGCAATTCCGTGCCAATACTGAATCATTGGGAGTAGATTTAGTCGACTTAATCATGGTTTACATCCTACAACAAAAACTGGACACTGAAAGTAATTCTGAATGGCAGAAATTTATTGGTTTTTCGAACGAGATACAAACTTTGGAACAATTCACGACCTTCTTGCATCAACGGTTCACAATACTGGAAGCAGTGCAGATTACCCAACGCAAGACGGCGAAAGTAGGAGCACACTCAGCACAAGCAACGGAAGCCGTCTGCCGAGTATGCCAGGGCGATCATCGAATTTCCCAATGCGACACATTTCTTAACTCAGACATAGCCAAACGACGAGAGTTGGTAGCATCTTTGCGGCTGTGCTACAATTTCTCGCACGAGGCTCATGCAGCCAGGAACTGCCCATCACGCAAAAGGTGCAAAATGTGTGGAAAAAAGCATAACTCAATGTTACACCAAGCATCGTCGAATAGAGCTGCATCTTCAACTTTGCCGAATCCACAACAACAAGTGTCATCACTGAATGCTTTCAACAGTGGCGTCGACATTAAGGCTGTTCTATTGGCTAGGATTCTAGTAAAGGACAGCCAAGCCACATTCATCCTTTTGCGTGCATTGGTCGATCAAGGGTCCCAGCGTTCGTTCATCAGTGATGTTGCAGCGCAACTCTTACGGCTACCACGTCGAGCGACAAATCTGACAATCAGCGACATCGGGAGTCATTCAACGAGCAGCAAGAgagcgatatctgctcaatgcAAAGGGAAATGGTCGCCAAGATGTTTCAACTTATCTCTTGTCGTAGTAAAACATATAACGGACAAGATTCCCCAGTCCAAGACACCATGTAAGATAGCTGAGTTGAGACAGGAGGATTTAGCTGACTCATCGTATCACATTCCGGGAAAGATGGACGTCCTCCTGGGTGCTGACGTTTATGGCGATCTATTGGAAAATGGCGTAATCCGGATAAAGCATACCAAAGTTTTggctcaaaaaatcaaaatcggtTGGATCTTGTCCGGGCCTGTCAACCAAGTAACACGAGAAGCAGAACCTTCCATCAGTATGGTTAGCATCGAACAGCTAGATGCTGACATACGAAAATTATGA